The Quercus lobata isolate SW786 chromosome 9, ValleyOak3.0 Primary Assembly, whole genome shotgun sequence region aTGCTCTAAGAGTATTCGTTAACATTTctcaaatattaattgtttttttctataaaaattttctttaaataaattattaatcaatACTCTAAGAACATCTattagcattttctttttaaggtttAACCAATACcgacataaaagataaaaaagttttaaccAACAATACCACTTCATTCAAATAACGTGACACTCATTTCCTTTAATATAATATTCCCACTTTTTTGAAGAGGACAGGTGGACACCAAGTCCTATTCCCACTTTTTGGAAAAGGTCACTAATTGGTGGTCGGCACAAACCGAAAGCGTAAGAGCCTAGAGGTTAGAAACAAATATGTCATGTCAAAGATGCAGTAATTTATGTCACTTGATCCAATACTTTGTCGCATGCATCCAAAATTTATGTCACTAGATGCAATACTGTATTAACATAGGATGTTCAGTTTTTGGAAATTCTTGAAATAACATTTTtagtaagaaatttttttcattttctttcctagTAAAGCAATTATCGAAGAAATTGATACCTTGTTGAAGTTCCAAATTTTGAGAATGGTCTTCTGGTCAAAAAGAGGGTTCTTGAAGAGGCAGTCTCTTGTTGGGAGAGCAAAATGCTGGCACTTGGGAATGGTACCATCAGGATACACAAGCTTCTTAATTAGATCAAAATCATGACCTCCCACAGAATCACTCACATAGACCGGACCGCCACAAATGGCCCTTGATCCTGCATGGAACTTGGCACACAAATGGTCTGATTGGAACATATCCCAATCAGGTTGTATGATCTGCCCCATCCACATGCTGTTATAGGCACAGTGAATCATATGTACACCTTGTAGCCAATACACTCCCATTGGATCCCCATTTGGATCTTGGAACCAGAAATCATCGCCTGTAACAAAAACTAACTATTACTCCGCTATTTTAATATCTACTTAAATTATTAATGACACTGAAAAAATCCTATCCATTGTACGTAGAGTTTTGTTGGACTCTCTTACCGACTCTTCCGATAGAAATTTGATTTGTCCCAAGGAAGAAGAAGTCATTGCATTGTTGCATGCTGGAGATGAGTCCATTTCCTTTAAAGTTCTTGGAAATAGAACTTGTCAGCCCTTTGTAATAAGCCTTTGCAAGCTCCACCCGGCCTCCATATTCTTCGGACACATACTCAAGAGTCTGCATATGAAATAAAGTACAGATTATTCAGAcacataaaaattacaaaatatgaaATAGAAAATTGGGGTTGTAAAAAAAGACGTACATGAATGACATCAACTTTCACTCCTGTAATACCAACTTTGGCAAGGTAGGAGTGCATAGAGTCATAGAAATCCTCGGATTGATCAGGATGAACAAGCCCGATCCCACCTTCGACGATCTTCACCACAGCAAGATCGGTCATTGTCCCATCGAGCCCAGGAGAGACTTTGCATGGAATCACCTTTGCACTAAGATGGGTTGAACCAGGCCTAACACCACCCCATGCACCACAAAGAGCATGCCACACATAAATATCATCCAAACCTTTGAACTTTGCTCTCAAATCCCTTGTGAAAGCTTTCATTCCATATGTTTCAGCCTTGCAAGAAAAGCTCCCACAGCCTTCTTGGCTCGAAACATTGCTGCTTTCTTCTCCACCAAACATCTCATTCAACTCCTGTTTGAACTTTAGAATTTTGGCTTCAAACCCAGACAAATCAGTAACTCCAGATTGGATTGCCTTGTCACGATCTTTTTCAGCATGCTCTAACTCAATTGCCTTTGATATTAGCATCTTTGGTTTCTTTGGATCAAATGAAGGAGCATCAGGACCCAACATGGAACCACCCTTGTATTTTCTGAACTTCTCACATTCATCAAGTCTATGAAGCCTAGCTGTCATTTGAGTCCCACCAAGAACAAGATTTTTGGTATCCTCATTCGGGTTCTCACCATCTAAATTAATGCTTTGCCAGCCATCATCAATGATGAGAAACCGCGGCGAGACACCACCTTCGACAAAATCATTTACTCCATGCCAAATACCAGCAGGCTCTACAGTCAAGTAGAAGGCATCCCAAGTGCACCACCCAAATTTGTTAACAATATTAGGGACTGTTTTCTCTTCTAAGAGCCTAAATGTATTGAGATGGACCCTAACAGCACTATAGGCCTCTTTCATCAAGTTGTAGGGATTGTCAGACACATGAACATAAGCAATTGCATCAAAGTTTGATGCTTTCACTTGGGTTGAACCACTCTCTGCACAAATCATGACATGCCCATCAGAGCCAGGATGAAGAGCAGACCTAAAACCTCCTTCAATGATGGGTATGATTATAACATAAGAACTTATCTCTGGGACATCAAACTGCACCCATTGGGTCTCCATTTGTAAATCTGAGCCACTATTACCCACCCACATGGTAGACCACCATGTTTTGAACCTAAAGATGCTTAGAAAGTCTCTACCAGTGAAACTACCCAAGGAGTTCATCAACCTATCAGATGGCTCATCCTTAGAGAATCCAAGAAATCCACCCTTGTGAGACAGAGAAAGGAGACGCTGGAGCAGGGGAAGTGGAGCATCAGAGGATTGACAGATTGAAGAAAGTGGACTGAAAGAGACATTGGTGGGGACTTCAGAGAGCAAAGGCACACCTTTGACACTAAAGGTACCATTAGACAAGTCGAAATATTTGTTAGGGATTGACATGACTCAGGGATTTCAGAGGAGGAAACAGAGAGAAAAGGCAGAGGAAGAACAGAGGATAACGGATTTATATAGGAGCAAAGGAGTAGTGATGTAGAGGACAAGGAGCCTCAACCAGATTTATATAGGAGCAAAGGATTAGTGATGTTTGGTAACACGAATAGAAATTACATTAGGAAAATATAAGATGTAGTATCGATGTcttgtaatgtaataattatttccATTTATACATTTGGCTGTAGAATTGGAAAATAAGTATTTCCCACCATGGTAATAAAATCTATTTGAGGTAAATATAACCAACTCTAAAATATACGAACGAAAAATATTTGATACGTGGAGGACAAGGAGCATTGACTGGATTTATATACTAGCAAAGGATCAATAAAATCTAAACTATATAAGGTAAATATAACAGACATTTATTGTATATTCAAGTAATTAATGACTTTGATCTCCTACAATTTATCCATGTATAAAGCTTGAATGTGCAATATTTGATTATGATACACTACAATTATGGAATTTATACGAGAAGAGAATCCCAAGGTATAATAAAGCTCCTAATATTTCTCTGCACTAGAGTTGAAATAAAGAATTGTTCGATaagctttttattattattactatgaAAGTTTTTTGTTCGAGATGAAATCAACGGTGAGTACATGCATGAGCTCATGTAAATTGGTTGACTTTTAAGGTGATCCAATTTACCACTTAAATATGGCACGTTCACAATATTTAGGGTCAGTTTTGAAGTGAAAGAATTGATTGATTCCCCGATTAAAGGATTATTATCTAGGTCATTTCTCATTTTCCATACAAACTCATCGTAATTTCTTGAATGTGCAAATATTTGATACGATACAACTATAGAATATGAGAAGAGAATCTTGTGTTTAAGCTCTTAATGTACAATCGTTGAATGTGCTTTCTCTTAAGGGGTGGATACTTTCAATCTTTCATACCTCGAGATATATGAATTTATTGAATATTAGTGAAATTTGTGATAATGAAGTAAATGACCaataagattctcaaaaaaaacggtaaatgatcaataaaaaaatctcCACAGTATTTACACATCAGGCCATTGCACATATCATtgcttagagcatctccaacagtcACTGTAAAGCTATTTTTGGACCACCAACAGCTACTGTTCACGCTCCAACAGCTTCTCTAAACACACAaattctccaatttttttttggagttgcTACAGTAATTCTCTTAATTTAGAGAACACTGTAGTAACTCCAAACCattattttatcttaaaaaaatacccggttgaataaaaaaaatattctttctctttcctcctctcttccttgttcatctgtctctctctcaaatggtaacacaatcaaaacacaaacacaataacAGATCAAAACACAATAACAGATCAAGAacagggaaaaatacaaatttaattagaacaaaaaatctaaaatcaaaacaaaaacaacagatCAAGAGCATGAAAGCCTTTCTAAGCTCCATTGTAACAacaaagtgcaaaaaaaaaaaaaaaaaaaaaagatagacgAAGGCCATGTcggctgtgtgtgtgtgtgagctgtagaggaaagaaaatagaagtagaaatagaaaaagtaaaaaaagagagagctagagaaagagagagagagagagagagctgaagaAATGATCCGGAATGAgctagaagaaaaagaaaaagaaggtagATAGAGGAAAGGAGTGGGATACGTGGGTGGTGGAgaaaaaaccaagagaaaaaaaaaaagaaaaagaaaaaagaagaagaaacgtGTCCAGATAGTGTGaagggaaaaataatataaaaaaaaagaaattgcaatTAAGAAAtgctatcacaatattttcacaataaattttaagtaatggatttttattagataatattggtgagtaaaaaaataatttcagtagtgggttcaaattagaactaataacaactttccaaataaattttgttgtgaaattattgcgTAAAATGTTTTGAATATAACACTTcttattgaaaaatgtagttgttaaaaaaagaataaatgatgattaaaaaaagaataaacaatgaatgaagaaataatatttaaatgaaatagagaatcTGTTaaaaagtgtatttaaaaaagtgGATAGGTAAAAGCTAAATATTATTGTTCATTCtctaaacaatacaaaaatttggaaaaactGTTGGAGATACTTTtaggttttttctttaataatagAATCATGCATGGCTTAGTAT contains the following coding sequences:
- the LOC115959471 gene encoding stachyose synthase-like, with the translated sequence MSIPNKYFDLSNGTFSVKGVPLLSEVPTNVSFSPLSSICQSSDAPLPLLQRLLSLSHKGGFLGFSKDEPSDRLMNSLGSFTGRDFLSIFRFKTWWSTMWVGNSGSDLQMETQWVQFDVPEISSYVIIIPIIEGGFRSALHPGSDGHVMICAESGSTQVKASNFDAIAYVHVSDNPYNLMKEAYSAVRVHLNTFRLLEEKTVPNIVNKFGWCTWDAFYLTVEPAGIWHGVNDFVEGGVSPRFLIIDDGWQSINLDGENPNEDTKNLVLGGTQMTARLHRLDECEKFRKYKGGSMLGPDAPSFDPKKPKMLISKAIELEHAEKDRDKAIQSGVTDLSGFEAKILKFKQELNEMFGGEESSNVSSQEGCGSFSCKAETYGMKAFTRDLRAKFKGLDDIYVWHALCGAWGGVRPGSTHLSAKVIPCKVSPGLDGTMTDLAVVKIVEGGIGLVHPDQSEDFYDSMHSYLAKVGITGVKVDVIHTLEYVSEEYGGRVELAKAYYKGLTSSISKNFKGNGLISSMQQCNDFFFLGTNQISIGRVGDDFWFQDPNGDPMGVYWLQGVHMIHCAYNSMWMGQIIQPDWDMFQSDHLCAKFHAGSRAICGGPVYVSDSVGGHDFDLIKKLVYPDGTIPKCQHFALPTRDCLFKNPLFDQKTILKIWNFNKYGGVIGAFNCQGAGWDPKEQRIKGYSHCYKPMSTTVQVSDIEWDQKIEAAQMGNAEEYIVYLSEAQELLFVTHESDAIQATIQPSSFEIFSFVPVEKLGHSIKFAPIGLTNMFNSGGTIQELEYINCDSGAENNKSVKIKVKGDGNFLAYSNASPKECYLNGAEVAFEWLAIASANGGTLTLNLPWVEEAGGISDVVFVF